One Granulicella sp. 5B5 DNA window includes the following coding sequences:
- the prfA gene encoding peptide chain release factor 1, protein MFDRLDQLEARYEELGAQLGDPNIVKDQENYRKVSKQHRDLEPTVEKFREYRKLRDAIADAKSMLGDADMREMAEMELAELEPKLPVVEEELKVLLLPKDPNDDKNIVIELRAGTGGDEASLFVAEVFRMYLRFAEQHRWKVEVLSQTDSDVGGLKDITAIFEGDKVYSQMKYESGVHRVQRVPATETQGRVHTSAITVAVLPEAEEVDIKIEQKDLRIDTFCSSGPGGQSVNTTYSAIRITHLPTNTVVSCQDEKSQIKNREKAMRVLRSRLYEVEAERVHQLQAADRKAQIGTGDRSEKIRTYNFPQNRLTDHRIGLTNHQLAMVMEGLLQPTIDALIAHDTAERLKAQREAA, encoded by the coding sequence ATGTTCGACCGTCTCGATCAACTCGAAGCCCGCTATGAAGAGCTGGGCGCCCAGCTGGGCGATCCCAACATCGTGAAAGACCAGGAGAACTACCGCAAGGTCTCCAAGCAGCACCGCGACCTGGAGCCGACGGTGGAGAAGTTTCGCGAGTACCGCAAGCTGCGCGACGCGATCGCCGATGCGAAGTCCATGCTGGGCGATGCGGACATGCGCGAGATGGCAGAGATGGAGCTCGCCGAGCTGGAACCTAAGCTGCCCGTGGTGGAAGAAGAGCTGAAGGTGTTGCTGCTGCCCAAGGACCCGAATGACGACAAGAACATCGTCATCGAGTTGCGCGCGGGCACCGGCGGCGATGAGGCCTCGCTGTTTGTCGCCGAGGTCTTCCGCATGTACCTGCGCTTTGCCGAACAGCATCGCTGGAAGGTCGAGGTGCTCTCACAGACCGACTCCGATGTAGGCGGCCTGAAGGACATCACGGCGATCTTCGAAGGCGACAAGGTCTACTCGCAGATGAAGTATGAGAGCGGCGTGCACCGCGTGCAGCGCGTGCCGGCGACCGAGACGCAAGGCCGCGTGCATACCTCGGCCATCACTGTAGCCGTGCTGCCCGAAGCCGAAGAGGTCGACATCAAGATCGAGCAGAAAGACCTGCGCATCGATACCTTCTGCTCATCGGGCCCCGGCGGACAGAGCGTGAACACGACCTACTCGGCGATCCGGATTACGCACCTGCCGACGAACACCGTGGTCAGCTGCCAGGACGAGAAGTCGCAGATCAAGAACCGCGAGAAGGCGATGCGCGTGCTGCGTTCGCGGCTGTACGAGGTAGAGGCCGAGCGCGTGCATCAGCTGCAGGCTGCCGACCGCAAGGCGCAGATCGGCACCGGCGATCGCAGCGAGAAGATCCGCACGTACAACTTCCCGCAGAACCGGCTGACGGACCATCGCATCGGGCTGACCAACCACCAGCTTGCGATGGTGATGGAAGGCCTGCTGCAGCCCACGATCGACGCGCTGATCGCACACGATACCGCCGAGCGACTGAAGGCGCAGAGAGAAGCGGCTTGA
- a CDS encoding prolyl oligopeptidase family serine peptidase: MSAPYANQLTAAPTGPLFAWVEDTEGRHNLYVGSKDIPARSLTHNTEDDGQDIRQLTWSPDTKFIAYTYGAESGADGKPANPAHLQRTTPLTVIVQPTDATAKPIVIGEGRLPLFSRDGRRLFYVRDGQIWIAGLGAGAETPHQLVYDRGSVGSLTLSPDGKTLAFISRRHEANEPSHTLLALYSLTTHTLSFPAPSTGDDSAPAFSPDGKYLAWLRVPFTAADTAEFALNRVSANPWSIQLLDIAAGTTRTAYSPEPNKPGSVLPIPDDEVPYLLWDAKDEIVFYSEADGWDHLYLLDPSSGLATLLTPGNVEVEGAALNAHDNVLVWSSNDPLPEATDADRRHIWQLNLAHTGEAPKEHETHSSDTHPILSADGNTLAVLASDTHTPAHVEILVTNSGAERTSLNRLPSSYPAASLVAPQQVLFPSTDNLQIHGQLFLPAHLDPTKKHATLIFMHGGPRRQMLLGYPAMEYYSNAYAMNQYLASRGFIVLSVNYRCGIGYGLDFRQCGHEGATGAAEYNDILAAAKYLQSRPDVDPKRIGLWGGSYGGYLTALGLARNSDIFAAGVDFHGVHDWNLEDNAGDWKRGDNAEQDAIAKEALASSPLGDISHWHSPILLIHGDNDPSVAYAQTPRLADALRARNATLPKGQQVDVEELIFPDEVHEFLLHKDWLAAYTATAAFFERTLQPNR, from the coding sequence ATGAGCGCACCGTATGCTAACCAGCTCACCGCCGCGCCTACGGGGCCGCTGTTTGCGTGGGTGGAGGATACCGAAGGACGACACAATCTCTACGTCGGCAGCAAGGACATCCCGGCACGCTCGCTGACGCACAACACTGAGGACGATGGGCAGGACATACGTCAGCTCACGTGGTCGCCGGATACCAAGTTCATCGCGTACACCTACGGTGCAGAGAGCGGCGCCGACGGCAAGCCAGCGAACCCGGCGCATCTGCAACGGACTACGCCGCTGACCGTGATCGTGCAGCCGACGGACGCAACTGCGAAGCCTATAGTGATCGGCGAAGGCCGCCTCCCGCTTTTTTCACGCGATGGCCGCAGACTGTTCTACGTGCGCGACGGCCAGATCTGGATCGCCGGTCTTGGCGCGGGTGCGGAGACCCCGCATCAGCTTGTCTACGACCGCGGCAGCGTCGGCTCACTCACGCTCTCACCCGATGGCAAGACGCTCGCTTTCATCAGCCGTCGCCATGAAGCCAACGAGCCTTCGCACACACTTCTCGCTCTGTACTCACTGACGACGCATACGCTCAGCTTCCCTGCACCGAGCACCGGCGACGACTCCGCGCCAGCGTTCTCGCCCGATGGCAAGTACCTGGCATGGCTGCGTGTACCCTTTACCGCTGCTGATACCGCCGAGTTCGCGCTCAACCGCGTGAGCGCCAACCCGTGGTCGATTCAGCTGCTGGATATTGCGGCGGGCACGACGCGCACTGCGTACTCACCGGAGCCAAACAAGCCGGGGAGCGTGTTGCCGATTCCGGATGATGAGGTGCCGTATCTGCTTTGGGATGCGAAGGACGAGATTGTGTTCTATAGCGAGGCCGATGGGTGGGACCATCTCTACCTTCTCGATCCGTCTTCTGGCTTAGCCACTTTATTGACACCCGGGAACGTTGAGGTCGAAGGCGCGGCCCTGAATGCACACGACAATGTCCTGGTCTGGAGCTCAAACGATCCGCTTCCGGAGGCTACGGACGCTGACCGGCGGCATATCTGGCAATTGAATCTCGCCCACACTGGGGAGGCGCCAAAGGAGCACGAGACCCATAGCTCTGATACGCATCCCATTTTGAGTGCAGACGGAAACACGCTTGCAGTACTGGCCTCCGACACACACACACCGGCCCACGTCGAGATATTGGTGACCAATAGCGGCGCGGAGCGAACCAGCCTGAATCGACTCCCAAGCAGCTACCCGGCAGCATCACTTGTCGCTCCGCAGCAAGTTCTCTTTCCTTCCACCGATAACCTCCAGATCCACGGCCAACTCTTCCTGCCTGCGCACCTCGACCCCACTAAGAAACATGCAACTCTCATCTTCATGCACGGTGGTCCGCGACGGCAGATGCTGCTTGGCTATCCAGCGATGGAGTACTACTCGAACGCCTATGCGATGAACCAGTATCTCGCCTCGCGCGGATTCATTGTGCTGAGTGTGAACTATCGCTGCGGCATCGGGTACGGGCTGGACTTCCGGCAGTGCGGCCATGAAGGTGCAACCGGCGCGGCGGAGTACAACGACATCCTCGCGGCGGCAAAGTATCTGCAGTCGCGGCCTGATGTCGATCCGAAGCGCATCGGGCTGTGGGGTGGCAGCTATGGCGGGTATCTGACGGCGCTGGGGCTTGCGCGCAACTCCGATATCTTCGCAGCGGGTGTCGACTTCCACGGCGTGCATGACTGGAACCTCGAAGACAATGCTGGCGACTGGAAGCGCGGTGACAACGCGGAGCAGGACGCCATCGCCAAAGAGGCGCTCGCCAGCAGCCCGCTGGGCGACATCAGCCACTGGCATTCGCCGATCCTACTGATTCACGGCGACAACGATCCCTCCGTCGCCTACGCGCAGACGCCGCGACTGGCCGATGCTCTGCGCGCACGCAACGCCACCCTGCCTAAAGGCCAGCAGGTCGATGTGGAAGAACTCATCTTCCCGGACGAGGTCCACGAATTTCTGCTGCACAAGGACTGGCTCGCCGCGTATACGGCCACGGCGGCGTTCTTTGAGCGCACATTACAGCCGAACCGGTAA
- a CDS encoding ASCH domain-containing protein, with protein sequence MTFTKRLRDGVRSGEITCSVRIWMSPRVTVGKRYQMEEGEIEVDSIEPIGLPDITPELARASGFLGVLDLLKVAKHGKGDRIYLVRFHYIPPSARLRTQRAEG encoded by the coding sequence GTGACCTTCACCAAGCGGCTTCGGGACGGCGTACGCAGTGGAGAGATCACCTGCAGTGTGCGCATCTGGATGAGCCCCCGCGTCACAGTCGGCAAGCGTTATCAGATGGAGGAAGGCGAGATCGAGGTAGACTCGATTGAGCCGATTGGGCTGCCGGACATTACGCCGGAGTTGGCGCGCGCCTCCGGGTTCCTGGGAGTGCTGGACCTGTTGAAGGTCGCAAAGCACGGCAAGGGTGACAGGATTTATCTGGTCCGGTTCCACTACATCCCGCCTTCCGCGCGCCTGCGTACCCAACGTGCGGAAGGCTGA
- the yiaK gene encoding 3-dehydro-L-gulonate 2-dehydrogenase — MRRIAFDELRGRIETVLLGLGLPPERAALGARLTAETDRDGVKTHGIARLPRFAAQVRAGFIAPAAVPECVASFGAIERWAGHRGPGNLAAHAAMQRAMQLAQDHGIGCVALGDTSHWMRAGSYGWMAAEAGYAAMCWSNTLPNLPPWGASTPALGNNPLVVAVPRFGTDAHEPIMLDIAMSQFSYGSLSSYAAHGVALPVPGGFDEHGVLTTDAAAIERTQRALPIGFWKGSGLSFVLDVLGAMLSGGKATYQFSPNALEEVGQSQVFLAIAPAAVSAVEQMRTVVDGAIAAVHAATPVEAGKPARYPGEGALRIREESLKLGVAVEEAAWEGLLTLEEEMLK, encoded by the coding sequence ATGAGACGGATTGCGTTTGACGAGCTGCGGGGACGGATCGAAACGGTACTGCTGGGGTTGGGTCTGCCGCCGGAGCGGGCTGCGCTGGGTGCGCGGCTGACAGCAGAGACGGACCGTGATGGCGTGAAGACGCACGGCATTGCGCGGCTGCCGCGGTTCGCGGCGCAGGTGCGCGCGGGGTTTATCGCGCCCGCCGCGGTGCCGGAGTGCGTGGCGAGCTTCGGCGCGATCGAGCGCTGGGCCGGCCATCGTGGGCCCGGAAACCTCGCAGCCCATGCGGCGATGCAGCGCGCGATGCAGCTGGCGCAGGACCACGGCATCGGCTGCGTGGCCCTTGGCGACACGTCGCACTGGATGCGCGCCGGCAGTTACGGCTGGATGGCCGCGGAGGCGGGCTACGCCGCGATGTGCTGGTCGAACACGCTGCCAAACCTGCCGCCGTGGGGCGCAAGCACGCCCGCGCTGGGCAACAATCCGCTGGTGGTTGCGGTGCCGCGCTTCGGCACGGACGCACATGAGCCCATCATGCTCGACATCGCGATGAGCCAGTTTTCGTATGGCTCGCTGAGTAGCTATGCAGCGCATGGCGTGGCACTCCCGGTGCCTGGTGGCTTTGACGAACACGGTGTGCTGACGACCGATGCTGCGGCGATTGAACGCACGCAGCGCGCGCTGCCGATTGGCTTCTGGAAGGGCTCCGGCCTGAGCTTTGTGCTGGATGTGCTGGGCGCGATGCTGAGCGGCGGCAAGGCAACGTATCAGTTTTCGCCTAATGCGTTGGAGGAGGTTGGGCAGTCGCAGGTCTTTCTCGCGATAGCACCCGCAGCGGTGAGCGCGGTGGAGCAGATGCGAACGGTCGTCGACGGCGCTATCGCCGCAGTACACGCAGCGACTCCGGTAGAAGCAGGCAAGCCCGCACGCTATCCCGGTGAGGGGGCGCTGCGCATCCGCGAGGAGAGCCTGAAGCTCGGTGTCGCGGTAGAAGAAGCTGCGTGGGAAGGTCTGTTGACGCTCGAAGAGGAGATGCTGAAGTGA
- a CDS encoding metallophosphoesterase, with protein MRRLLICLLAVTAALSAAQSPAAHKSSSQTENILMLSDIHFDPFHDPTLVPQLVKAKVKDWPKILATPMTPAAQQAFDNLQKTCGAKGIDTDYTLLTSALTAQHAQLAKPLFVTISGDLMAHQFDCRYKTLVPNGSKDDYSAFAANTVTFVTQQLHGTFPKAPLYFALGNNDSGCKDYRETEESDYLKADGKSFSQVVLDKSNAKEVLKDFSALGDYRVDLPKPFKHTRLLVMQDLFESKKYETCGGKDSDKEAKEQIDWLNKELADARSKGDRVWVMAHIPPGIDAYSTFTKANKGDNTSCKYSKPTEFLGSNLFADTLRDNADAISLVLLGHTHMDEMRLFAGKTSDGGIPGKLVPSISPVDGNNPSFTVGVVDPAKSMLMDYSVYAASNQTGVGTTWSLEYTYSTTYNEPDYSAASLTALTNGFLTDPQSKTAASQAYESHYFVGGPSAGLNLKAAAMSVVWPIYTCSLVHDHAKTFTACACPAQ; from the coding sequence ATGCGCCGTCTTCTTATCTGCCTGCTCGCCGTCACAGCAGCCCTGTCTGCCGCGCAGTCGCCTGCTGCCCATAAATCTTCTTCGCAGACCGAGAACATCCTGATGCTCTCGGACATTCACTTCGATCCGTTTCACGATCCGACGCTGGTGCCGCAGCTGGTGAAGGCAAAGGTGAAGGACTGGCCGAAGATCCTTGCGACACCGATGACACCCGCGGCGCAGCAGGCCTTCGACAACCTGCAGAAGACATGCGGAGCCAAGGGCATCGACACGGACTACACGCTGCTAACCTCGGCGCTCACCGCCCAGCACGCACAGCTCGCCAAGCCGCTCTTCGTTACCATCTCCGGCGACCTGATGGCCCACCAGTTCGACTGCCGGTATAAAACTTTGGTGCCGAACGGCAGCAAGGACGACTACAGCGCATTTGCTGCGAACACCGTCACGTTCGTCACGCAGCAACTACACGGTACCTTCCCGAAGGCGCCGCTGTACTTCGCGCTCGGCAACAACGACTCCGGCTGCAAAGACTACCGCGAGACCGAGGAAAGCGACTACCTGAAAGCCGACGGCAAGAGCTTCAGCCAAGTCGTGCTCGACAAGAGCAATGCGAAGGAGGTGTTGAAGGACTTCTCCGCATTGGGCGACTACCGGGTGGACCTGCCCAAGCCCTTCAAACACACACGCCTGCTGGTGATGCAAGACCTCTTCGAATCGAAGAAGTATGAGACCTGTGGCGGCAAGGACTCCGACAAAGAAGCGAAGGAGCAGATCGACTGGCTGAACAAGGAGCTCGCCGACGCCCGTAGCAAGGGCGACCGCGTGTGGGTGATGGCACACATTCCGCCAGGTATCGATGCCTACTCCACGTTCACCAAGGCCAACAAGGGCGACAACACCAGTTGCAAGTACTCGAAGCCGACTGAGTTCCTCGGCTCCAACCTGTTTGCGGACACACTGCGCGACAACGCGGACGCGATCTCGCTGGTGCTGCTGGGCCACACGCACATGGACGAGATGCGGTTGTTCGCAGGCAAGACCAGCGACGGAGGCATTCCCGGCAAGCTTGTGCCGTCCATCTCGCCCGTGGACGGCAACAATCCGTCGTTCACCGTTGGCGTGGTCGATCCTGCGAAGTCGATGCTGATGGACTATAGCGTCTACGCAGCGAGCAACCAGACCGGCGTCGGCACGACCTGGTCGCTTGAGTACACGTACTCGACCACCTACAACGAGCCGGACTACTCCGCCGCCTCGCTCACCGCGCTGACGAACGGCTTTCTCACCGACCCGCAGAGCAAGACCGCCGCGAGCCAGGCCTATGAGAGTCACTACTTCGTCGGTGGGCCAAGTGCGGGCCTGAACCTGAAGGCCGCGGCGATGAGCGTCGTGTGGCCCATCTACACCTGCTCGCTGGTGCATGACCACGCCAAGACCTTTACGGCCTGCGCCTGCCCGGCACAGTAG
- a CDS encoding alpha-L-arabinofuranosidase A yields MMPRLTAMVRVAACACAAAAFVLPCVAQTAPATLTIDTQGSGKPVSPMLYGLMTEEINHSYDGGLYAQLLSNHTFRNNWDGVESWDLIRNGDAAASVKLDKETGPSAALPTSLKLTVEAASKGSEAGVSNAGYWGIPVRRRTTYRGSFYAKSDGVGPVTAKLISDDTGAVLAETTVPVEGNAWKEYKYALKVGAATESAKNHLQLTVAKPGSLWLQLATLFPPTYNNRPNGLRIDLMEKMTAMHPHFVRLPGGNYLEGDTMKDWYNFKETIGPLVDRPGHQAPWTYWSTDGLGLLEFLEWTEDLHVEPVLAVYAGYALRHQIAKPGKDLEPYVQAALDEVEYTTGDVSTKWGAQRAKDGHPAPFPLHYIEIGNEDWFDTTGSYDARFAQFALALRKKYPQYKLIATAPVKENEGAEPDVIDDHYYKSPSDMFNLVGHYDNAPRTGPKVFVGEWATRSGSPTPNFGDALGDAAWMTSMEHNSDLIVMASYAPLLVNVNPGAMQWPTDLIGYDALKSYGSPSYYAQVMFGSHIGTSQPPSKIEGAHERFYYSVTKDDKNLYVKLVNASSAPEALALDLKGLGTGAHVAKTTTMHAASFEATNSITDPERIHPMNGEARFTGAKLERTLAPYTIEVMEIPLQ; encoded by the coding sequence ATGATGCCCCGACTTACTGCGATGGTCCGAGTTGCCGCCTGCGCGTGCGCAGCTGCCGCGTTTGTTCTCCCCTGTGTCGCGCAGACCGCGCCGGCGACGCTGACGATCGACACCCAGGGTTCAGGCAAGCCCGTCAGCCCAATGCTCTACGGCCTGATGACAGAGGAGATCAACCACTCGTACGATGGCGGCCTCTACGCGCAGCTGCTGAGCAACCACACCTTCCGCAACAACTGGGACGGCGTGGAGAGCTGGGACCTTATCCGTAACGGCGACGCTGCCGCATCGGTGAAGCTGGATAAGGAGACTGGTCCGAGTGCGGCGCTGCCCACCAGTTTGAAGCTCACGGTCGAGGCGGCATCGAAGGGCAGCGAGGCTGGCGTGAGCAACGCGGGCTACTGGGGCATCCCAGTGCGGCGGCGCACAACGTATCGCGGCAGCTTTTATGCAAAGAGTGACGGCGTAGGCCCGGTGACGGCGAAGCTTATCAGCGACGACACCGGCGCGGTGCTGGCGGAGACCACGGTGCCCGTCGAAGGCAATGCGTGGAAGGAGTACAAGTATGCACTGAAGGTGGGCGCGGCGACGGAGTCGGCGAAGAACCACCTTCAGCTGACCGTTGCGAAGCCCGGCTCGCTGTGGCTGCAGCTGGCGACGCTCTTTCCGCCGACGTACAACAATCGACCGAACGGTCTGCGCATCGACCTGATGGAGAAGATGACGGCGATGCACCCGCACTTTGTACGCCTGCCTGGCGGCAACTATCTTGAAGGCGACACCATGAAGGATTGGTACAACTTCAAGGAGACGATCGGCCCGCTAGTGGACCGTCCCGGGCATCAGGCACCTTGGACTTACTGGTCGACCGACGGACTTGGCCTGCTGGAGTTTCTGGAGTGGACCGAAGACCTACACGTGGAACCGGTGCTCGCGGTGTATGCGGGCTATGCATTGCGGCACCAGATTGCGAAGCCCGGCAAGGACCTTGAGCCGTATGTGCAGGCCGCGCTCGATGAAGTGGAGTATACGACCGGCGATGTGAGCACGAAGTGGGGCGCCCAGCGTGCAAAGGACGGCCACCCAGCGCCGTTTCCGCTGCACTACATCGAGATCGGCAACGAGGACTGGTTCGACACAACCGGTAGCTACGATGCACGATTTGCGCAGTTTGCACTGGCGTTGCGCAAGAAGTATCCGCAGTACAAGCTAATTGCGACGGCGCCAGTAAAGGAAAATGAAGGCGCCGAGCCGGATGTGATCGACGACCACTACTACAAGAGTCCGTCGGACATGTTCAACCTGGTGGGCCACTATGACAACGCTCCGCGCACTGGCCCCAAGGTGTTTGTGGGTGAATGGGCCACGCGGTCCGGCTCGCCGACGCCGAACTTTGGTGATGCGTTGGGCGACGCCGCGTGGATGACCAGCATGGAGCACAACAGCGACCTGATCGTGATGGCGAGCTACGCGCCGCTGCTGGTGAATGTGAACCCCGGCGCAATGCAGTGGCCGACGGACCTGATCGGCTACGACGCGCTGAAGAGCTATGGCTCGCCGAGCTACTACGCGCAGGTGATGTTCGGTTCGCACATCGGCACGAGCCAGCCACCCAGCAAGATTGAGGGAGCGCATGAGCGTTTCTACTACTCAGTGACGAAGGACGACAAGAACCTCTACGTGAAACTGGTGAACGCTTCGAGCGCTCCTGAAGCGCTGGCGCTCGATTTGAAGGGACTCGGTACGGGAGCGCACGTTGCGAAGACCACGACGATGCACGCGGCGAGCTTCGAGGCGACCAACTCCATTACTGATCCGGAGCGCATTCATCCGATGAACGGAGAGGCGCGGTTTACCGGCGCGAAGCTGGAGCGCACGCTGGCACCCTACACGATTGAGGTGATGGAGATTCCGCTCCAGTAA
- a CDS encoding nucleoside deaminase, producing MARCRSLFHSRPHDILIYVTTPDYAAMLRTAYEEAQTGLTEGGLPIGAAIFHRDGTLVSRGHNRRVQLGDPSIHGETDAFRNAGRQTSYRDLIMVTTLAPCWYCSGLVKQFGFQTVVIGESVNFSGGEYWLREQGIEIIDLADPACIEMMRTFIAEHPALWNEDIGVG from the coding sequence TTGGCTCGCTGCCGTTCACTCTTCCACTCCCGCCCCCACGATATCCTCATCTATGTGACCACACCCGACTACGCTGCCATGCTCCGTACCGCCTACGAAGAAGCCCAGACCGGCCTTACTGAAGGCGGTCTCCCCATCGGTGCCGCTATCTTCCATCGCGACGGCACGCTCGTCAGCCGCGGCCACAACCGGCGCGTGCAGCTCGGCGACCCCAGCATCCACGGCGAAACCGACGCCTTCCGCAACGCCGGCCGTCAAACCAGTTATCGCGACCTCATCATGGTCACCACGCTCGCGCCCTGCTGGTACTGCTCTGGACTGGTGAAGCAGTTCGGCTTTCAGACTGTCGTCATCGGCGAGAGCGTGAATTTTTCCGGTGGCGAATACTGGCTGCGCGAGCAGGGCATCGAGATCATCGACCTCGCCGACCCCGCGTGCATCGAGATGATGCGCACGTTCATCGCCGAACACCCCGCGCTCTGGAACGAGGACATCGGCGTCGGCTAA
- a CDS encoding cupin domain-containing protein → MTADEVKKLLSLQPHPREGGWYVRTWKAPEWVAVDERYDGPRRTSTAIYYLLEPATFSEMHTLQSDEIFHHYLGDAVEMLQLFANGSTQVTVIGKDIAAGQKLQHVVQRGVWQGSRLLKPAGWALLGCTVSPGFEFVDYQDASAEELIAKWPGEAERVRALTNR, encoded by the coding sequence ATGACAGCAGACGAGGTGAAGAAGCTACTGAGTTTGCAGCCTCATCCACGCGAAGGAGGCTGGTACGTGCGCACGTGGAAGGCGCCGGAGTGGGTGGCGGTGGATGAGCGTTACGACGGGCCGCGGCGCACGTCGACAGCGATCTACTACCTGCTGGAGCCGGCGACCTTCAGCGAGATGCACACGCTGCAGAGCGACGAGATATTCCACCACTATCTGGGCGATGCGGTGGAGATGCTGCAGCTGTTTGCGAATGGCTCAACGCAGGTGACGGTGATCGGCAAGGACATTGCAGCAGGGCAGAAGCTGCAGCACGTGGTGCAGCGCGGAGTATGGCAGGGGTCGCGATTACTGAAACCCGCAGGATGGGCGCTGCTGGGCTGCACGGTGAGCCCCGGCTTTGAGTTTGTGGACTATCAGGACGCCAGCGCCGAGGAGTTGATCGCGAAGTGGCCGGGTGAGGCCGAGCGGGTTCGTGCCTTGACGAATCGCTGA
- a CDS encoding NCS2 family permease — translation MRASLERYFKFTEHQATWRMEMLAGLTTFITMAYIIFVNPAILSQTGMPLAAVTTSTCLCAAFGSILMGALANYPLALAPGMGLNAYFTYTVVKGMGVSWQTALGAVFLSGIIFLLLTFGGIRQRLVAAIPHQLHAAVAGGIGLFIAFIGLVNSGIIVRSAATTVTLGDLHQHAPQLAVFGILLIAILQAYKVKASMLIGVLGTLAVGILFHQVKYQPSTFNPLAIRATFMHLDIRGALKMNALEIIFVFLFVDLFDNIGTLVAVTERAGLISEDHTIPRLDKIFFADATATVVGSLAGTSTVTSYIESSAGVAAGGRTGVTAITTGILFLLAIFIAPVVGAIPDFATAPALILVGALMVAGAARIDWDDPCIAIPSFLTLITIPLTYSIATGLSFGLISFAVLELATGRGRRQHWMLYLLALIFLSRFIYLHAS, via the coding sequence ATGAGAGCTAGCCTCGAACGCTACTTCAAGTTCACCGAACACCAGGCCACTTGGCGCATGGAGATGCTCGCCGGCCTCACCACCTTTATCACGATGGCCTACATCATCTTCGTGAACCCTGCGATCCTCTCGCAGACCGGGATGCCGCTCGCCGCCGTGACCACCAGTACCTGCCTCTGCGCGGCCTTCGGCAGCATCCTCATGGGCGCACTCGCCAACTACCCACTCGCGCTCGCGCCGGGCATGGGCCTCAACGCCTACTTCACCTACACGGTCGTCAAGGGCATGGGCGTCAGCTGGCAGACCGCGCTCGGCGCCGTCTTTCTCTCCGGCATCATCTTTCTGCTGCTTACCTTCGGAGGCATCCGCCAGCGCCTCGTCGCTGCCATTCCGCACCAACTGCACGCGGCCGTCGCCGGAGGCATCGGCCTCTTCATCGCCTTCATCGGCCTCGTCAACAGCGGCATCATCGTGCGCAGCGCCGCCACCACGGTCACACTCGGCGATCTGCACCAGCACGCCCCACAGCTCGCCGTCTTCGGCATCCTGCTCATCGCCATCCTGCAGGCCTATAAGGTCAAGGCGTCGATGCTCATCGGCGTCCTCGGTACACTCGCCGTGGGCATCCTCTTCCATCAGGTCAAATACCAGCCCAGCACTTTCAACCCGCTCGCCATCCGCGCCACCTTCATGCACCTCGACATCCGCGGCGCGCTGAAGATGAACGCGCTCGAGATCATCTTCGTCTTCCTCTTCGTCGACCTCTTCGACAACATCGGCACGCTCGTCGCCGTCACCGAACGCGCCGGCCTCATCAGCGAAGACCACACCATCCCGCGCCTCGACAAGATCTTCTTCGCCGACGCCACAGCAACCGTCGTAGGCTCACTCGCCGGCACCAGCACCGTTACCAGCTACATCGAGTCCTCAGCTGGCGTCGCAGCCGGTGGCCGCACCGGCGTCACCGCCATCACCACTGGCATCCTGTTTCTGCTCGCCATCTTCATCGCGCCCGTCGTCGGAGCCATCCCCGACTTCGCCACCGCTCCCGCACTCATCCTTGTCGGCGCGCTCATGGTCGCCGGCGCTGCGCGCATCGACTGGGACGATCCCTGCATCGCCATACCCAGCTTCCTCACGCTCATCACCATTCCGCTAACATACTCGATCGCGACCGGCCTCAGCTTCGGCCTCATCAGCTTCGCAGTGCTCGAGCTCGCCACCGGTCGCGGCCGCCGCCAGCACTGGATGCTCTACCTCCTCGCTCTGATCTTTCTCTCCCGCTTCATCTACCTGCACGCCAGTTAG
- a CDS encoding OsmC family protein has protein sequence MHMDRKASALWNGDLKSGHGAITTQSNTLKDTQYSFKSRFEEGTGTNPEELIAAAHAGCYSMAFANMLATEGFVATSVDTTAVVTLDPSTPGGPTVTKIHLINKSSVPNIDQAKFEELAAKAKAGCPISRLLAAATITLDATLA, from the coding sequence ATTCACATGGACCGCAAAGCATCAGCCCTCTGGAACGGCGACCTCAAGTCCGGCCACGGCGCTATCACCACCCAAAGCAACACGCTCAAGGACACGCAGTACAGCTTCAAGAGCCGCTTTGAAGAAGGCACCGGCACCAACCCCGAAGAGTTGATCGCCGCCGCTCATGCCGGCTGCTACTCCATGGCCTTCGCCAACATGCTCGCCACCGAAGGCTTCGTCGCCACCTCGGTCGACACCACCGCAGTCGTCACACTCGACCCCAGCACACCCGGCGGCCCCACCGTCACCAAGATCCACCTCATCAACAAGTCCTCCGTCCCCAATATCGACCAAGCCAAGTTTGAAGAGCTCGCAGCGAAGGCCAAGGCCGGTTGCCCCATCTCGCGCCTGCTCGCCGCCGCCACCATCACCCTGGACGCAACGCTCGCATAA